In Candidatus Sulfurimonas marisnigri, a single genomic region encodes these proteins:
- a CDS encoding cryptochrome/photolyase family protein, whose product MKRILWFRRDLRVKDNPLLSLDGDVLPIFIFDTNILESLNKDDKRLSFIFHYVKKLKQELLSYGLNLKIFYGKPEIIFKYLLQENSFHEVVASPDYDSYTKERDLHISHKLPFRYVEDTYIFKTDEISKDDGTPYLVFTPFYKKARAILESKNIQEYEVSTNSLIETDYDVITKINETLNVSKVAIKIQNIGFEEVILNIVEPHLKLKALKNKIDDYKEQRDYFSIDVSSNLSVDIRFGTIGIREVLRFVFSLKSSDTEPFIRQLIFRDFYAYLLFHFPNIEYENYKYSFNGIKNNEMYELFCSAKTGVPIIDAGVRELLQTGNIHNRVRMIIASFFTKDLLLPWQWGEKFFAKYLLDYDKASNVLSWQWSAGTGVDPQPYFRVFNPYLQSKKYDKDALYIKKYIPELFDIKSKYLHNEEYLFSTNIQDYSKPIVVHKEVAKKAVEIFKDYK is encoded by the coding sequence ATGAAACGAATCCTTTGGTTTAGACGTGACTTACGGGTAAAAGACAATCCTCTTTTATCATTAGATGGTGATGTTTTACCTATCTTTATTTTTGATACCAACATCCTAGAGAGTCTTAATAAAGATGATAAAAGACTCTCTTTCATATTCCATTATGTTAAAAAACTAAAACAAGAGTTATTGTCTTACGGACTTAATTTAAAAATATTTTATGGTAAACCAGAGATTATTTTTAAGTATCTATTACAAGAAAATAGTTTCCATGAAGTTGTCGCATCTCCAGACTATGATAGTTACACAAAAGAGAGAGATTTACACATTTCACATAAACTCCCTTTTCGCTATGTTGAAGATACTTACATTTTTAAAACTGATGAAATTTCAAAAGATGATGGTACACCTTACCTTGTATTTACTCCTTTTTATAAAAAAGCAAGAGCTATTTTAGAATCTAAAAACATTCAAGAGTATGAAGTATCTACAAACAGTTTAATCGAGACAGATTATGATGTAATTACAAAAATAAATGAGACTTTGAATGTTTCAAAAGTCGCTATTAAAATTCAAAACATAGGATTTGAAGAAGTAATTCTAAATATAGTAGAACCTCATCTTAAATTAAAAGCACTAAAAAATAAAATAGATGATTATAAAGAACAAAGAGATTATTTTAGTATTGATGTTAGTTCAAATTTAAGTGTAGACATAAGGTTTGGAACTATCGGTATAAGAGAGGTTTTACGTTTTGTTTTTTCATTAAAAAGTAGTGATACTGAACCTTTTATTCGTCAACTTATTTTTAGAGATTTTTATGCTTATCTTTTATTTCATTTTCCAAACATCGAATATGAAAATTATAAGTACAGTTTTAACGGAATAAAAAACAATGAAATGTATGAGCTCTTTTGTAGTGCTAAAACAGGTGTCCCAATCATTGATGCAGGAGTTCGTGAATTATTACAAACAGGAAATATACATAACCGAGTGCGTATGATAATAGCTTCATTTTTCACTAAAGACCTGCTTTTGCCTTGGCAGTGGGGTGAAAAGTTTTTTGCAAAATATCTCCTAGACTATGACAAGGCGAGTAATGTTCTTTCATGGCAATGGAGTGCTGGAACTGGAGTTGATCCACAGCCTTACTTTAGAGTATTTAACCCATATCTGCAGAGTAAAAAGTATGATAAAGATGCACTTTATATCAAAAAGTATATTCCAGAACTTTTTGATATAAAGTCAAAATACTTACATAATGAAGAGTATCTTTTTAGTACAAATATACAAGACTACTCTAAACCTATAGTGGTTCACAAAGAGGTTGCCAAAAAGGCTGTTGAAATATTTAAGGATTACAAATGA
- a CDS encoding SRPBCC family protein, with translation MKRYEKNSLLKCDIQDLFDFHLDVKNLKNITPPGMEVTLLNEDFIPKEGEILKLKTVKNFIPIMWEVKINKLQSPNLLEDLAIKSPFKYWKHSHIFIQKENGFCELKDVVEYEAPFGVIGSMLDFFISYELGKMFDYRHKITKHIIEDTKII, from the coding sequence ATGAAACGATATGAAAAAAATTCATTATTAAAGTGTGATATACAAGATTTATTTGATTTTCATCTTGATGTAAAAAATTTAAAAAACATAACTCCTCCAGGAATGGAGGTTACACTTTTAAATGAAGATTTTATTCCTAAAGAGGGTGAGATACTTAAACTAAAAACTGTTAAAAACTTCATCCCTATTATGTGGGAAGTCAAAATCAACAAACTTCAATCTCCAAATTTACTAGAGGATTTAGCGATAAAGTCACCTTTTAAATATTGGAAGCATTCTCATATTTTCATACAAAAAGAAAATGGTTTTTGCGAACTAAAAGATGTAGTTGAATATGAAGCTCCCTTTGGTGTAATTGGCTCTATGCTTGACTTTTTTATATCATACGAACTTGGAAAAATGTTTGACTATAGACATAAAATTACTAAGCATATAATAGAAGATACAAAAATAATATGA
- a CDS encoding lipocalin family protein, translating to MRRIILSILNFFTGCSNHTKSLTTVDEVNLNRYLGTWYEIARFEHWFEKGCSNVTANYSLKDNGEIKVINKCMKEDNKYKESLGTAYTIDKTNSKLKVSFFRPFYGDYWILDLDENYQYALIGDPSRKYMWILARDSKIDNTTKNKVLDKASSLDFDISKLHWTVQED from the coding sequence ATGCGTCGAATTATATTATCAATTTTAAATTTTTTTACAGGATGTTCTAACCATACTAAATCATTGACTACTGTCGATGAAGTAAATTTAAATAGATACTTAGGAACATGGTATGAGATAGCAAGGTTCGAGCACTGGTTTGAGAAGGGATGTTCCAACGTGACTGCAAATTATTCTCTAAAAGATAATGGCGAGATAAAAGTAATTAACAAATGTATGAAAGAAGATAATAAATATAAGGAATCACTTGGAACCGCATATACAATTGATAAAACAAACTCAAAACTAAAGGTGAGTTTTTTTAGACCTTTTTATGGTGATTATTGGATTTTAGATTTAGATGAGAACTACCAATATGCGTTAATTGGTGATCCTTCAAGGAAATATATGTGGATATTAGCACGTGATTCTAAAATAGATAACACGACCAAAAATAAAGTACTAGATAAAGCATCTAGTCTTGATTTTGATATAAGTAAACTGCACTGGACAGTACAAGAAGATTAG
- a CDS encoding transporter substrate-binding domain-containing protein — protein MKKIFIFFLFLASLLANTNSDHLKFTDKEQIWINKKIPITYVYDIDWAPFEWKNEVNRHTGIISDILNLISKKSNLKFEAIHTNNWSKAVLLAENNKVDMYSAIPYSKDRAKYMNFISGDIFQYNACFIKHSNDKTDYNNNLHKELINKTIAIVRSSSLGNSVKSKYPQAKYIEVEKTEDGFEKLESADIDLFVINSATADYMINTRGYNNLEVAKKLDEVFKLKIAISKSMPEELLSIIDKTIAHIDKNKIDKIYNKWISPVHTDKTINWNIVIYVIIISSIIVLLLIYRQYLLYKSNKNLETIVQERTNDLEDSKETLKKINATLEYKIKKEVEENQQKDRVLFQQSKMASMGEMIGNIAHQWRQPISIISMWANNIIADIDMGDVENQELRKYAVNINEQTQHLSQTIDDFRNFFIPNKNPNTFTLKDSIDKTMSLLAASLKTHNIEVIKNIEDIEITALENEFTQALLNIIKNAKDILVTLPEDKRKLILIDIYKKDNIAIIEIKDSGGGVPENTIDKVFEPYFTTKHKSQGTGVGLYMTESIVTKHLSGEISVSNEEFKYANEHYKGAKFTIKLLP, from the coding sequence ATGAAAAAAATATTTATCTTTTTCCTTTTTTTAGCTTCTTTATTAGCAAATACTAATAGTGATCATTTAAAATTTACAGATAAAGAACAAATTTGGATAAATAAAAAAATTCCAATTACCTATGTGTATGACATAGATTGGGCTCCATTTGAATGGAAAAATGAAGTAAATAGGCATACGGGAATTATCTCAGATATTTTGAATCTTATTTCTAAGAAATCTAATCTTAAATTTGAAGCAATTCATACTAATAATTGGTCTAAAGCAGTATTGCTTGCTGAAAATAATAAAGTAGATATGTATAGTGCGATACCATACAGTAAAGACAGAGCTAAATATATGAATTTTATATCAGGTGATATATTTCAATACAATGCCTGTTTCATAAAACATTCAAATGATAAAACTGACTATAATAATAATCTACATAAGGAACTAATTAATAAAACTATTGCAATTGTAAGGAGTAGTTCCTTAGGCAACAGTGTAAAAAGTAAATATCCACAGGCAAAATATATAGAGGTAGAGAAAACAGAAGATGGTTTTGAAAAACTTGAAAGTGCCGATATAGATTTATTTGTTATAAATTCTGCTACCGCTGATTATATGATTAATACTAGAGGTTATAATAACCTTGAAGTTGCAAAAAAACTTGATGAAGTATTTAAATTAAAAATAGCCATTTCTAAAAGTATGCCGGAAGAACTTTTAAGTATTATTGACAAAACTATAGCCCATATTGATAAAAATAAAATTGATAAAATATATAATAAATGGATATCTCCTGTACATACAGATAAAACAATAAATTGGAACATTGTAATATATGTCATAATAATATCATCGATTATTGTGTTACTTTTGATTTATAGACAATACCTTTTATATAAATCAAATAAAAACTTAGAAACGATTGTGCAAGAAAGAACAAATGATTTAGAAGATTCAAAAGAAACATTAAAAAAGATAAATGCAACTCTTGAATATAAAATAAAAAAAGAAGTAGAGGAAAACCAACAAAAAGATAGAGTACTATTCCAACAATCAAAGATGGCATCAATGGGAGAGATGATAGGAAATATCGCTCACCAATGGAGACAACCAATCTCAATCATATCAATGTGGGCAAACAATATAATTGCAGACATAGATATGGGAGATGTTGAGAATCAAGAGTTAAGAAAGTACGCTGTAAACATCAACGAACAAACCCAACATCTATCTCAAACAATAGATGATTTTAGAAACTTTTTCATTCCAAACAAAAATCCAAATACCTTTACTCTAAAAGATAGTATAGATAAGACAATGTCTTTACTTGCTGCTTCATTAAAAACACATAATATAGAAGTAATAAAGAATATAGAAGATATAGAAATAACAGCCTTAGAAAACGAATTTACACAAGCACTTCTAAATATAATAAAAAATGCAAAAGATATCTTAGTAACCTTGCCTGAAGATAAGAGAAAACTAATATTAATAGATATATACAAAAAAGACAATATCGCAATTATTGAAATAAAAGACAGTGGTGGTGGAGTACCAGAAAATACAATAGATAAAGTTTTTGAGCCATACTTCACAACCAAGCATAAGTCACAAGGAACAGGAGTAGGTCTTTATATGACAGAGTCTATTGTTACTAAGCATCTTAGTGGAGAAATATCTGTTTCTAATGAAGAGTTTAAGTATGCAAATGAGCACTATAAAGGTGCTAAATTTACTATAAAGCTATTACCTTAA
- a CDS encoding DUF4282 domain-containing protein — protein sequence MVFYYIGALILPIGIWLLLLWLVRKYKLLNTSYEKEKEAIWKLLNREQKIKFVAIFVILFLFMQLFWRMFFEFLIAYMQIRDALLLT from the coding sequence ATAGTATTTTATTATATAGGGGCACTTATATTGCCTATTGGTATATGGCTCTTACTTCTTTGGCTTGTACGAAAATATAAACTATTAAACACTTCATATGAAAAAGAGAAAGAAGCAATATGGAAATTGTTAAATAGAGAACAGAAAATTAAGTTTGTAGCAATTTTTGTGATTTTATTTCTGTTTATGCAACTATTTTGGCGAATGTTTTTTGAGTTTTTAATTGCTTACATGCAGATAAGGGATGCGTTATTACTCACTTAG
- a CDS encoding type II toxin-antitoxin system RelE/ParE family toxin, with protein MKVNYAKSSKEFLFKLKDFISENNHTKAKQYTLKLVSRITDMLQHPYIGKVNATFDDESIREIILDGIKIIYKIHPKSVNVVMMYRYIDFNELEIDTKS; from the coding sequence GTGAAAGTTAACTATGCAAAAAGCTCCAAAGAGTTCTTATTTAAATTAAAAGATTTTATATCAGAAAACAATCATACAAAAGCTAAACAGTACACATTAAAATTAGTATCTAGAATTACAGATATGCTTCAGCACCCATATATTGGCAAAGTAAATGCCACATTTGATGATGAGAGTATTAGAGAAATTATTTTAGATGGAATAAAAATTATATATAAAATTCATCCAAAGAGTGTCAATGTTGTAATGATGTATAGATATATTGACTTTAATGAATTAGAGATAGACACAAAATCTTAA
- a CDS encoding DUF3147 family protein has product MAYYIVKLLITTVLIVLISEIGKRYSLAGALLAAVPLVSILAMTWMYVDTNSSESAVEFSERIVWLIAPSMTLFLVFPFLIKKGVGFYPSLFVATVMTIGAYYSVIYVLGKFGIKL; this is encoded by the coding sequence TTGGCGTATTACATTGTAAAATTACTTATTACTACTGTTCTAATTGTTTTGATATCAGAAATTGGTAAGAGATATAGTTTAGCAGGAGCACTTCTGGCAGCTGTACCATTAGTGTCAATTCTTGCCATGACATGGATGTACGTAGATACAAACAGTTCAGAAAGTGCCGTGGAATTTTCTGAGAGAATTGTATGGCTTATAGCACCATCAATGACACTTTTTTTAGTATTTCCTTTTTTAATTAAGAAAGGTGTCGGTTTCTATCCAAGTTTATTTGTGGCAACTGTTATGACAATAGGAGCTTATTATAGTGTCATATATGTTCTTGGAAAATTTGGTATTAAGTTATAG
- a CDS encoding DUF6488 family protein, whose amino-acid sequence MRKIIISVAMATFLALGINPLYAGSGHSHGEHGHSHEYSKVGEAQAKQIAMKQLNGYVALGKLDKSWKNISVKNTNKQEFQGTPEWVFTFNNPNEPKADQKNLYIFINQYGQMTGANFTGK is encoded by the coding sequence ATGAGAAAAATTATCATAAGTGTTGCAATGGCAACTTTTTTAGCATTAGGAATCAACCCTCTATATGCAGGTTCAGGACACAGTCATGGAGAACATGGACACAGTCATGAATACTCAAAGGTTGGAGAAGCACAGGCAAAGCAAATTGCTATGAAACAATTAAACGGTTATGTAGCATTAGGTAAATTGGATAAAAGCTGGAAGAATATTTCAGTGAAAAATACAAATAAACAGGAGTTCCAAGGAACTCCTGAATGGGTTTTTACATTTAACAATCCTAATGAACCAAAAGCTGATCAAAAAAATCTTTATATATTTATAAATCAGTATGGTCAAATGACAGGGGCAAATTTTACAGGAAAATAA
- a CDS encoding HupE/UreJ family protein, with amino-acid sequence MRTLLIMGALILLNGVAYAHGISAEDKQAMLDGGNLRYIWLGATHMLTGYDHLLFLFGVVFFLKTVKDIVKFVSIFTLGHSITLIFATFMGINANYYLIDAVIALSVIYKAFDNNKGFENYLHVKSPNLLWMVLVFGLIHGFGLSTRLQQLPLGEDSFEMLMRIISFNIGVEFGQVLALIPILFILAIWRNTKSFIQHSKVANHALMFVGFMLLLMQLHGYLHTTNEEEFGFNKDAHTHIHMDIEAKKAKQYTHGSL; translated from the coding sequence ATGAGAACACTCTTAATAATGGGTGCATTAATTCTGCTAAACGGTGTAGCATATGCACATGGAATTTCAGCAGAAGACAAACAGGCAATGCTTGATGGAGGCAATTTACGATACATCTGGTTAGGTGCAACACATATGCTAACAGGATACGATCATTTACTTTTTTTATTTGGTGTAGTATTCTTTCTTAAAACTGTAAAAGATATTGTAAAGTTTGTCTCAATATTTACACTTGGACACAGTATTACTCTTATTTTTGCAACTTTTATGGGTATAAATGCAAATTATTACCTTATAGACGCAGTAATTGCTTTAAGTGTAATTTACAAAGCATTTGACAATAACAAAGGTTTTGAGAACTATTTACATGTTAAGTCTCCAAACTTGCTATGGATGGTATTAGTTTTTGGTCTTATCCATGGATTTGGTCTCTCAACAAGACTACAACAACTTCCACTAGGTGAAGATAGTTTTGAGATGCTAATGCGTATCATCTCGTTTAATATTGGTGTAGAGTTTGGACAAGTTCTTGCACTTATTCCAATATTATTTATACTTGCTATATGGCGTAATACAAAATCATTTATACAACATAGTAAAGTCGCCAATCATGCATTGATGTTTGTAGGTTTTATGTTGCTTTTAATGCAACTTCATGGATACTTACATACAACAAACGAAGAAGAGTTTGGGTTTAATAAAGATGCCCACACGCATATTCACATGGATATTGAAGCCAAGAAGGCTAAACAATATACACACGGTTCATTATAA
- a CDS encoding VIT1/CCC1 transporter family protein, whose amino-acid sequence MSHTEIHRSHRVGWLRAAVLGANDGIVSTASLIIGVAAANTSHEGVLLAGVAGLVAGAMSMAAGEYVSVSSQSDTENADLALEKKSLEKDFEFEKNELAIIYEERGVEPLLAQQVAEQLMEHDALGAHARDEIGITEHGNAQPVKAAFSSAGTFTIGAALPLVVAWLVPVNLLIPLVAVSSLVFLTLLGGIAARAGGASIIMGAIRVTFWGALAMALTAGVGRIFGVVA is encoded by the coding sequence ATGAGTCATACAGAAATTCACAGATCACATCGTGTAGGATGGTTACGTGCAGCTGTACTTGGGGCAAACGACGGAATAGTTTCAACAGCAAGTCTTATCATCGGTGTTGCCGCTGCGAACACTTCTCATGAGGGAGTTCTTTTAGCCGGTGTAGCTGGTTTAGTCGCGGGCGCTATGTCTATGGCTGCTGGTGAGTACGTATCCGTCAGTTCTCAGTCTGATACTGAAAATGCAGATCTTGCACTTGAAAAAAAATCATTAGAAAAAGATTTTGAGTTTGAAAAAAATGAACTTGCCATAATATATGAAGAAAGAGGTGTTGAGCCATTGTTAGCACAGCAAGTAGCTGAACAGCTTATGGAACATGACGCACTTGGCGCACATGCTAGAGATGAAATAGGTATCACAGAACATGGGAATGCACAGCCGGTTAAAGCAGCCTTCTCTTCAGCAGGCACCTTTACTATTGGTGCGGCACTTCCATTAGTTGTTGCGTGGCTTGTACCGGTTAACTTACTTATTCCTCTTGTTGCAGTATCTTCTCTTGTATTTCTTACCCTTCTTGGTGGTATCGCAGCGCGTGCAGGTGGTGCATCAATAATTATGGGTGCTATCAGAGTTACATTTTGGGGTGCACTCGCAATGGCGCTGACGGCAGGAGTAGGCAGAATCTTTGGTGTTGTTGCATAA